acatcagggacccccttgggaatattttggggacatCGGGTGGCACCTTGTGGACACCAAGGACGCTTTTGGGCACCCCTTGGGGACATCGGGaacccgggaccccccgggatGGTcgtggtggccctggggacatcgGGAGTCCTTCTGGGGACCAGCCCTGGGTTGGTTATGCGGGGGTGGGGGGCATCAAATGTCGCTTTGGGGACCCTGGGAACCCTTTCGGGGACCTTTTTGCCTTTAGTCCCGCCCTCTCAATCCTTAGCCAATCAGCGCTCTCGTGCCATGGCACTGCAGCCAATGGCAGCGCAGAATGGGCGGGATTTTCGCTACCGTGCAAACGCCCGAGCTAGGTCACCATGGTAACGAGTGAGGACGCTTGCGGGTTCGTGCCCCGTCCTCTGCCACTCTCAGCCAATCAGCGCTCGCGGATCGAAACAGCCAATGGCGATGAAGAAGGGGCGGGAGCAGTGTTGCCATGGCAACGGGGCGGCCGGGCCTGGGGCGGGAAAACCgggaaaaggtaaaaaagggAATAAACCCCGGGATTAGTGTGGGGTGGGAGAGACTGGGGGGCCTTGGGGACAGTAGGGACCCcttggggacaggagggaccctttggggacagcgggacccCTCCGGGATGAGCGTGGGGTCTTCGGCAACCCTGactgtccctgccaggaccaAACAGCCCCTCAGGACCCCGATTTACCCTGTCAGGACCACATGGCCCCTCAGGATCCTGATTTACCCCGCCAAGACCCCATTTCCCCTCTCAGGATCCTGATTTACCCTGCCAGGACCCCATTCCCCCCTCAGGACCACAATTTACCCTTTCAGACCCTCATTTACCCTGCCATGAGACCCCCGGACCGCATTAACCCTGCCCTAAGACTGCACATCGCCTTTCAGGACCTCATTTACCCCTCCTAGGACCCCATTTCCCCTTCTAGGACGCAATCCCCTCCTAGTCCCGCCCATCTCTCTCGGATGCGCCCTCCCATTGGTCGGAGGGGGAGGCGGGATCCGGGAGCTACCGCCTCTGATTGGCTGGGGCGGGGGCGCGGGAaagcggcggcgggggcgccTTCCCGGCGTGCACCGCGCGGGGcaactgggagagactgggagggaactggaaGGTACtagggggaactgggagggactggggaaaactgggagggactgggagcgtggggagggggagctgggaacaactgggagggactgggaggttactgggactggggacaggctatactggtccatactgggaACTGTCCCCCCACAGGTTGCCGATGGCCGAGCCCTGCCCGggccctcccagtgctcccagtgccccccagtgctcccagttcccccctcccagtgctcccagtgcctcccagtggTCCCAGTTCCCCCCTCCCAGAGccctccagtgctcccagttcccccctcccagtgccccccagtgctcccattTGCCCCCTCCCACTCTGGAGGGGCTCATTCCCCCCTCCCATTTTGTGCTGCGCCCCAGGTGAGGCTCTCAGTAactcccagtaacccccagtaacctcccagtgctcccaataACTTCCCAGTAACCCCAGTCCCCCTCACAGGTCCCTGGGGGTGGAGCTTGAGGCAGAAAGGGGGCGTGGCCATGAGTTGGAGGTGGAGCTGAAAGCACTGAAGGGGCGGAGCCAGCACCTGGAGGCAAAGCTTGAGGCTGAAAGGAGGCggagccagcagctggaggccGAGCTTGAAGCAGAAAAGGGGCGGAGCCAATCCCTGGAGGTGGAACTTAAGTCAGAAAGGGGGCGGAGCCAAGCGCTGGGGGTGGAGCTCGATGCCCTGAGGGGGCGTGGCCAGCGattggaggcagagctggatgcagaaaAGGGGCGGAGCCAAATACTGGAGATGGAGCTGGAGACCCTGAGGAGGCGGGGCCTTGGCCCAGAGGAGGTGGAGCAAAGCCCAGAGCAGGTGAGGCATCAGTGCTCCCAGTTACCCCCAGTGACTCCCAGTAACTCTCAGCCCCCCcagtctcacctgtcccaggtgttctGGGTTTATCTCGGGGCTGGAGCCACCCTGTCCCCCaccggggacacctggggggacctggggacacacctggcgACAtttgggacacctggggggacacttggggaacctggggacatttgggggcacttggggacacacctgaaCACATCTGGGGGGActtgggacacacctgaggaCATAGGGGACACCTGGAAGCTCctgggggggacacctgggtgcATCTGGGACatctgagcacacctgggggacattggggacacacccTGGGGTGTCTCAGGTGTGTTTGGGATGTCTCAAGTACATTGGAGGTGGTTcaggtggggtttttgggattctccaggtgagtttggggtcTCAGGTGTattggggttccccaggtgagtttggggtcTCAGGTGTattggggttccccaggtgagtttggggtcTCAGGTGTattggggttccccaggtgtgtttggggtCTCAGGTGTattggggttccccaggtgagtttggggtcTCAGGTGAGCTCTCtctccccaggtgctgctgggccGCTGGCGCCAGAaggttttccagctgctgctgcaggtgaggctgcagcagggccaggagctgcagctgcagggacaggtgaggggacagggaggggacatgggacagCTGAGGGGAgatgggagaggggaggagacACACCTGGaacaggtgaggggacacaagggacacacctgggacaagTGAGACCCTGGACAGGTGAGACGCCACAGGTGGGACCAAccccacacctggggggacccTCTGGGATCACCTGTGTTCCTTTAGAGTTAcatggacacacctgggcacacctgtgtCCCTTGGGGAGGGTCAGGTGGTCACCTGGGCAGGTCACCTCTGTCCCTCAGCGATGTCACCTATGTCCcacctgtgtcccacctgtcccccccgTCCCAGGTGCgctccctgggtgctgcagtgGCCGCCGGGTCCCGACAGGTGTCGCTGTTGGAGCTGCGGCTGCGCCAGGGGGAGCaggagagacaggtgagggacacctggggacattggggacacacctgggacaggtgagggacacctggggacattggggacacacctgggacagggaaggggtacctggggacacacctgggataggggagggacacctggggacacacctggggacattggggacacacctgggataggggagggacacctggggacattggggacacacctgggacaggggagggacacctggggacattggggacacacctgggataggggagggacacctggggacattggggacacacctaGGACAGGGGAGGGgtacctggggacacacctggggacattggggacacacatgggacaggtgagggacactgaggacacacctgggggcattTGGGACCCACCTGAggcaggtgaggggacaccTTGTGGACAgtttggggacagctggggggttGGGAACATTTTGGGGCCATCTGGGGACAATCTGGGGCCAATTTGGGGACAATCTGGGCCTGTTCCGTGTCCAGGCCCTGTCCCAAGAGCGGCTCCGGGCGGAGGCGGCCGAGGAGGAACTGGGGAAATTGGGCCAGGCCCTGAGCCGgtactgggggaactgggagggaatgGGGGGTCTGGGCT
This region of Haemorhous mexicanus isolate bHaeMex1 chromosome 32, bHaeMex1.pri, whole genome shotgun sequence genomic DNA includes:
- the LOC132340522 gene encoding uncharacterized protein LOC132340522 → MAEPCPGPPSAPSAPQCSQFPPPSAPSASQWSQFPPPRALQCSQFPPPSAPQCSHLPPPTLEGLIPPSHFVLRPRSLGVELEAERGRGHELEVELKALKGRSQHLEAKLEAERRRSQQLEAELEAEKGRSQSLEVELKSERGRSQALGVELDALRGRGQRLEAELDAEKGRSQILEMELETLRRRGLGPEEVEQSPEQVLLGRWRQKVFQLLLQVRLQQGQELQLQGQVRSLGAAVAAGSRQVSLLELRLRQGEQERQALSQERLRAEAAEEELGKLGQALSRLLGTLGMALADVTVAVGALGTLSERLGRAQHRLRGGVGDTLGDTGETVGTLGTLWGHCGGRVCCPCPSVPSVPSAGGLRAAPVAAGAGGDSRGQQHGGPRGDIGAGEGVAPREYWGWLCPQGVTLMSPPGHQRWGWNSATPRHSVPGPVGDASPGPWCRHPWGHRGPRSARTPMGTQVTSSGTQGTSSGNGDTAGTEMMSLWWWW